From Cyanobacteria bacterium GSL.Bin1:
TGTCCTCGGGGAATCTGAAAATTAATGCCGTTGACTGCAATTAAATGTTGGTCTTCTAGGAAAAACTCAACTTTCAGGTTCCGAACATCAATGACCGCATCTCCCATCAGTATCTCCGTGAGAAACTCTCTATAGCTTATTTCTGGTTACTATAACACTTCTCACTGGAAGCTATTCATCTTACCCTTCTCATCGGAATCGATTGCTCACACTATTGACTCATGTCCTCTTTTCTAGAGATACCGGGTTAATTGCACGCGATACCGTTGTTTTTTAGTGAGAGAGACTTCCCCAATTTCCGCACGCCCTTTCCCTTGGACAGCAATTAAATCACCCTCTTGCAGCGAATAACTGGCTTGATTCACTGGTTTCCAATTGACGCGGACATTGCCTTGCGCGATCGCGCTGGCCATTTTACTCCGTGACATCCCAAAGGCAGCAGAACCCACGGCATCCAAACGTAGCGAGGCTTCCACCGTGGTCATTTCTTTCTTTTTCGGCGGACGAATTTTTAACGCTTCTAATTCAATCTGACGGGTTTTAACTGGAACTGAGCGCACCTGGGTTAAATTCGCTTCTAAAAAAGACACCAGTTCAGGAACGACTAAAATTTGTGCCCCGCGTTCTCCTAAGACCACAATATCACCGACTTTTTGCCGCACCACACCAGTGCCCAGAATAGCCCCTAAAAAATCCCGGTGGTTGGCGGTATCAAAGAGAAAGTTTCCTGCCACATCTAAGGCAGCAATGGGCACTTGTGAGCGATCTAAAGGTAACTCAGCACGAGTAATTCCCATCCGCACTCGTTCCGCTTGCGGATAGCCCCCCCAGATCACAAACTGAATATCAGTCAGCGGAGAAAACTTTTCTTGGGCTTCTACAGCAACGGGGGGAGAAAGGAAATCAGTGCAAACCGTTTCCCAAGTTTTGATCGCTTGTTCAGCAACATCAATCACTCGGGTAATTTCTTCTCGATTTTCCACCCCTTTGAGGATTTCATCTTTCGGTAGCATATAAAAATTTGTCCTTCGTCCTGGGTCGTTTATCCGTTGTGATTGGTAACCAATGACCCATGATTATTTATTCTCTTCATAGCCTTGGATGGTTTCGGGATTGAACTGGCGTAAAATGCGGGTGGCTTGCTCATTCACCACTTCTGATCCTTTCACCACAATTAGATATTTGCCTTCATTGAGACGATTGCGATAAGGAAGGGCATCCCCACTGCCAAAGGCAATCCCGACGCCACCCCCGACAAAAAATGCCCCCATCAGCGCCGCGATCGCGCCGAAGAAACCGCCAATGATATGATTACCGACAGGACCCGCCCAATCGAATAAATAAATTTTCGTTAAAACATTGAATACATATCCGGCTGCAAAGCCAAAGGGAAATAGCCAAGTCGCCAGGCGAAAAATTTGTTGTCTCGCTTGACGATTGGGATTAATTAAGCCAAATTCATCAGCGGTTTTATAGCCTTGCCCTAGCATATCCACTTGCTGTTCATTTAAGCCCTCTTTCAAGAGCGTGGTATAGGCATCTTCGGCTTGGATTCGGTTCGAGAGAACTGCAATTAAATATTTCATTACTTGATCAAGACTTATACTTGCCAATTACTCTATAGAGTTTATATTTTACCGTTAACTGAAGACGACAAACATCGCTCGTAAGTAAACACTCAGCCTTTCCACTCCCCTCCCAGAAGGGTCAAAAGGATGAAAAGATACCCTACGCTCAGGCTTGAGAGAAAATATGGATTCTCTGGAAAATGACCCATTGTCCCTTAAACTCATAAGCAGAGGACACCCTCTCTTGATGTTGATTTCAAATAAATAACCAATGGCAAAAGTTTTAGTTTCAGACTCTGTGGATCAAGCGGGGATTGATATTCTCTCGCAAGTCGCACAAGTCGATGTCAAAACCAAACTCTCTCCCGAAGAACTGGTACAAACCATCCCTGAATACGATGCCCTGATGGTTCGTTCCGGGACAAAAGTGACCCAAGACGTCATCGAGGCAGGAACCCAGCTGAAAATCATTGGTCGCGCTGGTGTCGGTGTTGATAACATTGATGTTCCTGCTGCAACCCGTCGCGGCATTATGGTGGTTAACTCCCCGGAAGGGAATACCATTGCCGCGGCAGAACATGCTTTAGCAATGATGTTAGCCCTTTCTCGACATATTCCGGAAGCCAACCAATCCGTGAAAGAGAAAAAATGGGAACGGAAACAATTTATTGGCTCGGAAGTCTATAAAAAAACGCTGGGTGTCGTCGGTTTAGGAAAAATTGGCTCTCATGTGGCGACGGTAGCCCGTGCCATGGGGATGAAGTTACTCGCCTATGACCCGTTTATTTCTGCTGAACGAGCGGAACAACTCGGCTGTCGCTTAGTGGATTTAGATATTATCTTCACCGAAGCGGATTACATTACCCTGCACATACCCCGCACCCCAGAAACGGAAAATTTAATTAACGCCGAAGCCCTCGCAAAAATGAAACCGACAACGCGAATTATTAACTGTTCCCGCGGTGGGGTCATTAATGAAGAGGCTCTCGCCACTGCCGTGGAAAATGGCACCATTGGCGGGGCTGCCCTGGATGTGTTTGCGGAAGAACCCCTTGGCGAATCTAAATTAAGAGAGGTCGGAACAAATATTGTCCTGACCCCTCATTTAGGGGCATCCACGGA
This genomic window contains:
- a CDS encoding photosystem II S4 domain protein, with translation MLPKDEILKGVENREEITRVIDVAEQAIKTWETVCTDFLSPPVAVEAQEKFSPLTDIQFVIWGGYPQAERVRMGITRAELPLDRSQVPIAALDVAGNFLFDTANHRDFLGAILGTGVVRQKVGDIVVLGERGAQILVVPELVSFLEANLTQVRSVPVKTRQIELEALKIRPPKKKEMTTVEASLRLDAVGSAAFGMSRSKMASAIAQGNVRVNWKPVNQASYSLQEGDLIAVQGKGRAEIGEVSLTKKQRYRVQLTRYL
- a CDS encoding phosphoglycerate dehydrogenase; this translates as MAKVLVSDSVDQAGIDILSQVAQVDVKTKLSPEELVQTIPEYDALMVRSGTKVTQDVIEAGTQLKIIGRAGVGVDNIDVPAATRRGIMVVNSPEGNTIAAAEHALAMMLALSRHIPEANQSVKEKKWERKQFIGSEVYKKTLGVVGLGKIGSHVATVARAMGMKLLAYDPFISAERAEQLGCRLVDLDIIFTEADYITLHIPRTPETENLINAEALAKMKPTTRIINCSRGGVINEEALATAVENGTIGGAALDVFAEEPLGESKLREVGTNIVLTPHLGASTEEAQTNVAVDVAEQIRDVLLGLPARSAVNIPGLNPDVLEQLRPFLQLAETLGNLVSQLAGGRIEQLNVRLQGELTDSQSQPIVIAALKGLLSQALRERVNYVNASIEAKERGIRVIETKDASVHDYSGSLRLEATGSLGEHSVTGALLSDQEMRITNVDGFPINVPPNNYMLFTLHRDMPGIIGKIGSLLGGFNVNIASMQVGRKIVRGDAVMVLSIDDPLPEGVLSEIMKIPGIRDAYTIKL